From the Cololabis saira isolate AMF1-May2022 chromosome 13, fColSai1.1, whole genome shotgun sequence genome, the window AGAAGCAGTGGGTttgacaaacaacaacaaaacaactacACCAAATGTTGTTATCACAGATATTTCAGGAAACTGGTGAAAAAAAGACAAGTTTGTATCCTTAAAGTAAAAATTGAacactttaaaatgttattGCTCCCCTGAAGATAGATGTATCTAATTCTAAGACCgcccaaaatatttttttcttatgacATCATGTAATACCGTGGGACTAAAGAAGCATGTACTTATACATGTAATTTCTTAGTTCTATCAGTGTCATTGGCTGCAGTTTAAAACCCCAACCCATGATGAGTCCATCCGTGTGGTTTTAGCATCTGGAGAGTGTTATCTActacaaccttttttttccctctctctcttctgAAAGTCTTATTGGAAGTCGGaaagtttagttttaagttgagttgtcaaaatagtcaaaattttctCTAATTTAAAAATTCCTCAGATCAAAAATAGTACACTTACTATCTGACAAATTGTAATTGTTAAATCCGGTTTTCAGGGTAATCTCATTACCTCCGGTGTTGTGCTGTAATGTTGTGAATGCAGCTTCTGCTTTTCTGTCCACAGTGTTCGGTAAAAAACTGCACCACTCCTTTCCATGTGACATGTGCCTTTGAGCACAGCCTGGAGATGAAGACCATCCTGGATGAGGGGGATGAAGTTAAATTCAAGTCTTTCTGCCTCAAGCACAGCAAGTCTAAATCTGGGGAGACGGGTCTGAGTCCGGCTCGCTCCAAAAACCCCGtcgagggagggaaggggggtCAGCGGgcgcagagactgcaggagctggaggaggagttctactctctgatccagctgcaggaGCTGGTGCAGGCCCTCGGGCTCTCCGAGCGCCTGGTGGACTTTATCTACCAGTACTGGAAGCTGAAGAGGAAATCCAACTTCAACAAAGCTCTGCTGCCCCctaaagaggaagaggagaacatGGTGCTGCAGCCTCAGGAGGACAGTATCCACACACGCATGCGGATGTTCATGCATCTGCGTCAGGATTTGGAGCGGGtgggtgcttttttttttttctttttttttttttttttacactgcaGTGTAGAGATCTTTAGTGCTGAGTCTCTGCTGAAGTAACACATGCTTGGGACCTTTTCTGCAGCATAAAACACAGAGTCATAAAACCAGAGCGTGTTTGAACTCTCATTCTCTTCATTAATCACAGAATTCAAATTTATTGCAAGACCTGTTTAATGGCCAGTATTTcagaatctgtgtgtgtgtcttaaaCTGTTATTTATCTCTTAACCTTTAATTTTCAGTTGAATTGCAGCTTAATATTTCACAAACTCAAATCCCTAATCAAGTTTTCATTTGTATTCCTCTTGAATCAAGTTAAATATTTAATTGATCAACGCCCAAAAGCAGAGAAACTGCAGCAATGCCTGAAAAGCTTCTCTGTGcgtgatagatttataaaatcatACAGAAGTGTCCAGGAAAAGCATAGAGCTTTTTGCAAGAAAAATTGTATTTTGGGGTAAAAATGTTATCCTCCAGCCAGATAAAGCAACACAGCGGTCAACGGGAAGAACAAGACCGTGCTAAGGACCTGAATTTGTAGCAAGACTTTGAATTCTAGTTCCATTTCAAGGCTGTAATTTGTAGCTGTTGTATTGATTTTAGAGCCTATTGCATCTTACTACATTTGAACAAAATCCTTCCTTTATTTAGTTTATAACAGGGACGTCCAAATCTGGTCTTTGAGACCGACTGGCCGGCCTGTTTGAGATGGTTCATATGAAcagatcatcatcagcttgttaaATCTGTTATCGACACATTCATTTGACTAATTTATCAGTGTTTTTAAgtgagttatttatttaatattccagttttacattaagACAACCAGTGttctagttttatttatttttcttccagaTAGAATTTACTTGATCTGTTTGTGAGAACTGGTTGTTTATTTTTGTATcagtgttgtgttttttgttgtttttttattctgtccGAGGCAAACCTTAACCCCCTGAGGATCAAATCTCTCTGTTGTCTCCATTGTGCAGGTGAGGAATTTGTGTTACATGGTGAGTCGGCGggagaagctgaagctgctgcagaGTAAAGCTCAGGAGCAGATGTTCAACCTGCACGTGAAGCTCATCAACCAAGAGCTGTCTGCTGGTGAGCACCAATCTAACATaacagactacgtttacatgcagtcaaaattcgggttattgctaatattccggttactgaaacattcggaatattccgtttacatggtaattaatcattggggatatcccgatcaaaccagcgacgcgcggagaacgtggtgattaattaccgtcatttccgcttcttcttcctgtatccaaattcaaaacaaatgctgcttcgcgcaacttttcgctcaccttcttgtaaatctcgctatccccgtactttataccgtctacaaatgccaaaatgttcatatccttcattacatttatgaagtgattagtctcctcctcactccaaaagtgtggcgtggtcttgcgtttcgccgtgtttagaagaacttcctggactcaaaagaccaggattccttgtgaacagagcatgcacagaaaacaaattcctgttccgtttgatcaggATATCCCGTTTGccgttattggtgtttacatggccgtgcaaatttgggttattgccaatattcgggttttaaaaggattattgactgcatggaaacgcagtcacagtCTGCTGTGATTCagtgggggaaaaaatgtattttcccaCGAATTTACGGTAGGTAGTCATTTGTGGCATCATTGGCCAATTTCATTAaatttatttgtaatttgtttgattttcaagttaaaaacaacttaaaaaaaggagaaacggtaattttatttttcagtttttttttcttccaaagctGAAATTAAACCCAGAGAACTGAAGGAAATTCAGCCAAAAGATTGATTTTTAACCCTAAATTTAATTTCTTGCAAGGTATGGGGTGGAATAGCTCTTTATAGGTAAATGTCCAGTTCGTTGGGTCGGGCTGTTACAAACACACACGTCCTCCGCTAACACCAACCTGATGATCGCATGACAACAACAGGAATTAAGTCTTTAACATCACTTCCTAAATCAGGAATTTCATGTATTCCAACTGTGGTAACCACGGGGGCGTGTAATTAACCAAGATTAATGGATTAGACATCTATATTCAGCCTAAAGTCAAAGGTAATTTAAAACCACGCGCTACACTGCAAGTATAAACTGCTTTTGCCAAAATGTGGTAAGCAGCATGTGATCAACTGCACAATCTGCcatatggaggaaaaataaaatgacaaagatACAACTGACCAGTCTAGCTTGTGACTTGTGGGCCACTATACTTAAGGCCCATGACTTAACTTTCAGTTATCCCATGCATGATCATTTTCACAGTGGTGTACGCATGACTGCCGTACACTACACTGACCATACCACGTTATATGCTGGATGAGATCACCATGGTAACTGATGAACCTCCTCAGGAACAGTCTCCATACAGGATTTCAGATGACAttgtttttagatttattttagatttatttagatttatttatttgcacagttaaacattacacaaataaaattaccaactttacaaattaaattgcaggaagaggcgaaaactcaaaagagcttatcaggtgcctccacctatagttaacataaaattttatatcatacttataaaaacaaaatatacaaatgagcagttagaaatctataaatgatagaaattaaaggaaaattacaaagaatttacacaaaagagaaatgaTCGGATATATGAAAAACGATagagtacaatttaataattaagaaacaatcaaaaaataaacgactaaataacaaaccaaatgaacaaaaacaaaaaataatttcaaggagattACACAAAATGATAAAATGTGTCGGTACATCCATTACTTATGCCGGAGCAgttccatttacaaaacaaaaattaagtggtgtttcagacatcctttaaaaccttgtacagagaagcatttttttgctaaatgggaATATGTATTCCATAGTTTGACCCCCCTGTACCGTAGTGCATATTTACCCCTGGTTGTAACACATTTTGGAGGATGCAGATCTAACGCTCGACGGGTTGCATAAGAATGGACCTGAGAGTTTGTAGTAAAATAATCTTTGAGGTGAGCAGGAATGCTTTCCTCCTTTAAGaccttataaataaaaacacatgtctGATAAATATTTATGTTATAAATGTTGAGAATATAAAGTTTCTGAAACAAAGGAGTGGAGGGGCTGTATGAATCtgaacaagttgttaaaaagtctcattctttttggttggTCGATTTTTGGATTACAGGacgaatttaaaaaaaatctaaatgtactTTGATGTTTGTAACCAAAGTGAAAGAGACTGATCGGGAATCAATGATCATTGACTTTATATTGACTTATAAAGACACACTGGACTGGCCACTGCAGACTGAACCTCAGGAGTAATGTtgtctgtgtgttttttcttgtttgttgttgtttgtttaaaccagttttaattatttttccatttctttctttctccaaaGGGCTTCCTGCTTCATTTCCAGTGGAGAATATGCTGTTTAATCCTCCTCCACGGATTACTCTTAAGCTGAAAATGCCCAAAGCTTCCCAAAGTCTTGGAAATAGAAATTCTTGTCCTAAATCTGGCAACGGGCCTCTCTCCCAAGACAACAGCTGTAATGTTACGGAGCATGCTGTGGAAGGACTCGGCCAGGGCAAACCTCAGCTGCACGGCCTCAAAGAGGAGCGCTCCAACAGTCGACTCTCGTCCTCAAGCCACTCGGCCGGCGCGTCCCCGGCAGTTAAACCAAGTGGCAAACCTTTAGCTTTGCACGCCGCGCTCCATGGCCATTCTTCCAACAGTAATGGCAAACTGGACCAAGATCGAGCGTGCATGCCCAAGTCGAATGGTCTCTTAGAAAAATTGATGGCTCAGAAGGACAGCTCTTGCCAGACACCCAAAGACAACCGAGACGCTTCCAAGGAAGCGTTGGACAAGAGCAACTTTCGCAAGTCTGCCATGGAACAGTTTGGCAGGTCCTTCAAAGAGGCAACAATCAACTTAGTACGGACAACGGAGGACCTGCGGGTCTCTGACAAACTGTCTCGAAAGGGCTCGGCCAAGGAGAGGCTGTGGGAAAAACCTGCGCCCGAGCACAAAGTGAAGAGCTTGCGGTCGTACCAGGACAGTGATGGGTACTGCCCTGACCTAGAACTCAGCGATTCAGAGCCAGAAGCCAAAGGGAGACTGAGACGGCAGGCCGGGCTTCTGCAACCAGATGCTCAGAGGAAAGGAAAGCAGACACTGACCTCCAGACACACCGTGCAAAGGTGACGGCTgtttcatgatgatgatgatgatgatgatgtcaacGATGTCTCCAGACCTTCTGGCCGTGTAGCGAGCAGGTCATCTCTATCAGGGACCAAACCAAGCCTCAGTGCTGACGGTGCTGTAAACATGAAACAGAAGACACAAAACGAGGACTGTGtgaagaatattttttttaaggaatATTAGGAGGAGTAAAGAACAGTGTGGGGTTAGGAGGAACAAGTAAGTCTGTTGTATGAGATTATTCTACTTGCCTTTCAATTGCAGCCACGTTTACAGTTATATTCCACAATCAAAACAACCTTTCCCCACACGCTGGTTGAGTTGTCTTTGAAACTGCTGTACGTTGGATGTTCAAATTGGGATGTACATTGTGTGTACCTTGAAAACAAAGTAACTCAGTTTTGTTGTTACTTTAACGACTGTTCCCAGGAATTCCAACATTTGACTGAACTAAATTTTGTATTGAGCTTGTGTCATCTGCTGCACATTATGTGTCATAGTTTCCCTCTTTCGTCACAGGTGAGATGTTTTTACATTCGTCAACTGGATATgtagattgttttattttatatttggttttgttgtttgttttaaacaaaactgctttctttttttatttaatgtttaacagTACAACACCTTTTTGTTTTCCAAAACATCCTGGTCAGAGAAAATAACTCATGAACACTACAGTATGTGTCAAAATGATTAAAATGTAGGAAAGTATATTTACATTCCAAGATGTGTCCTTTAGTAACAAAGACAGATGCATATGGGTGGGTGATGGTGGCAGTCAGATTGCTTTCATTTCTGGTCTCAGCTCATCACATGAACACCCTGCATTATCACAGACTTTAAATTGTGAACACTAGCTGTGGGATATGCATATTTGCGGTCTTTGCTGTTGCTTGTTTCCATTGATTTGACAATAAACTGCCATGACTGGTTCATACATGATAAAATGGTTGTCTTCTTACAACAATGCTTGTTTTATCAGTCCACACAACTGGACTACTGTGCAACATAATGCCATAATAATCTCAGTCATCcagccatccagccatccatgaTCTGTACACGCGTCTTCCTGTTCTGGGTCACGGGGATGAGCTGGAGTTTAACGTAAAAAAAATACGCCAATTACTGTTTCTATAACTTGAGATTGGAAAAGCAAAGGAAATTGAACCTGTGCTTTCCCAAACATCTAGAAGCGTCATATCCACCAGTGGATGCaaatatatgtgatttttttttttttttccatcaaaaACGCTGAGGAAACATTACAATTTAGAAACTTCaaaccctcacaaaaataatataaaaaaggcCCACCATGTCGAggcttttttcatcttttagaATCACTAAATACATCCAAGTGCCcattttaacacacttctcattTGAGTGGTAGATTTTTAAATCAATTCTGTTTATTTGCCTGCAATCAGGTTATAgaacagacatgttttagtcaaAATGAAGACAGAAATGAGCAAAATACAAATCACTAATGTCAAAATGTGACTTACCGGTACATTATTCATCTTTTCCACAACTCTGCACTGTGAACCAGCAGTCTGAAGTGAAAACTAGAGGGCAGCATTTTTATACTTATAAGATACAACAACTGACATTTGAGAGCACTGCAGCCGGTTCATCATATTTAATATTTCTGTGGTCAGTACCATGGTGAAATCAATGAATAATGTTGCCACTGTCAAATCAGCGTGTCGGCGTGTATAAAAGGATCCTTAAACTAGGTTCAGTCAAAATAATATAACTTGAACTTGGAATGAAAATGCATTATTGAGAGATGCAGCTTTTATTTGGTAGAAAGTCGTGAAATTCCATTCCGTTCAGTTCAATAAGTCTATTAATCCCCACAGGGCATTTATATAAACTCTGCTCGTGAGGCAGTTTGCTTGCGTCACCACACTGGTTAGTGCCGTCTCAGGGTTTATTGACCTGCTGAAGAAGCTGATAAAGTCCTGAGcagaaaaaaatcacttttaggGGAAAGAAACGTCTATTAAACAAAAGAATGCTGTtgtaaaaactaacattttaaattttgtAGATTTAATATTCTTGAataagaaaacatttgtttaatgacatacaagttctcccacttaaaaacatgagaggcctgtaattttcatcataggtaacttcaactatgagagacagaatggggggaaataatccaggaaatcacattgtaggatttttactgaattaattggtaaattcctgggtaaaataagtatttggtcacctacaaacaagcaaaatGTCTGGCTTTCACggacctgtaacttctttaagaggctcctctgtcctccactcgttacctgtattaatggcatcagttttaactggttatcagtataaaagacacctgtccacaacctcaaacagtcacactccaaactccactatggccaagaacaaagagctgtcaaaagaCGTGAGAATTAAAGTATTAAAACATAATATCCTGAATTGGAccaatttatttttcttgtattttagaATCCTTTCTTTAATAGAAATTATTAATTTGTGCAACCTACATGTTTTGGAAGTTATGAAACTGATATAGCGTTGAATAGTAGAAAGACCCAAATATGACTGAATACCATCTCACAGTGAAAAGAATACTGAGTTAGTTTCCCCCAGATAGCATATCATTTTTGCCTCAAACCTGCCCACATCTGCACTTTTCTTTGGCCCATATTTGCCCTTCACTGACTGCACTGATTCAGGGTGAGTTTAGCTGTCTAAACTCAGCCAGGATCCAACTCTTCATTTTCTTTGGGCCTCACAACACTCTTCTAAAATTTGTGCCGTGCCTGCAAAAAAACCCATCCTTAAAGTTTTGACCATTTCATTTGGACCACATCCAGCCCATTGGCACCTGCTAGTGCCATATTGAGCCAGAGGATGCAATGGCGCAATTTGCCAACATGTGTTTCCGTGTTTCAGAAAACCTTTGAGTGACGTTATGGAGTATTTATCCATTACTTTTACAGTCTATGGTATTATCAAGAAACACTTAAGAACAAAAGGCCTTCTAATGATAAATGGACTTGATCTATTGGATTTAAAGTGCAACAATAAACATATACGtaatacattttatgaaaagagaaaaataattc encodes:
- the jade3 gene encoding protein Jade-3, which translates into the protein MKRHRSSSSSDSSDNESPSTSFCSSNKYGSKSGTPASNPKKPAEVFRKDLISAMKLPDSHHVSPEDYYLLADTWKQEWEKGVQVPASPDSIPQPSVRVLTEKSKEVLYSHQRKYIQCSGPEATEPGYVNIKELAEAMCRYDLDDMDLYWLHALNRELHRVGEEPIDELMMERAMEALERQCHDNMKHAIQTVEGLGIEYDEDVICDVCRSPDSEEGNDMVFCDKCNICVHQACYGIVKVPVGNWLCRTCVLGIDPQCLLCPQKGGAMKATRAGTKWAHVSCALWIPEVSIACPERMEPITKVSHIPPSRWSLICSLCKLKTGACIQCSVKNCTTPFHVTCAFEHSLEMKTILDEGDEVKFKSFCLKHSKSKSGETGLSPARSKNPVEGGKGGQRAQRLQELEEEFYSLIQLQELVQALGLSERLVDFIYQYWKLKRKSNFNKALLPPKEEEENMVLQPQEDSIHTRMRMFMHLRQDLERVRNLCYMVSRREKLKLLQSKAQEQMFNLHVKLINQELSAGLPASFPVENMLFNPPPRITLKLKMPKASQSLGNRNSCPKSGNGPLSQDNSCNVTEHAVEGLGQGKPQLHGLKEERSNSRLSSSSHSAGASPAVKPSGKPLALHAALHGHSSNSNGKLDQDRACMPKSNGLLEKLMAQKDSSCQTPKDNRDASKEALDKSNFRKSAMEQFGRSFKEATINLVRTTEDLRVSDKLSRKGSAKERLWEKPAPEHKVKSLRSYQDSDGYCPDLELSDSEPEAKGRLRRQAGLLQPDAQRKGKQTLTSRHTVQR